In Stomoxys calcitrans chromosome 2, idStoCalc2.1, whole genome shotgun sequence, the following proteins share a genomic window:
- the LOC106081474 gene encoding cyclin G has translation MSVPVRYSAAANYAVADSGLNNQEEQYHQYSEEDLYNHHFNSQLNNNIIYGYNSVLEEQQQLMQQNTSMSVTVKPQDLVVVGAANSAAAMATNAYRMDQEQATTSAKARELLMVGSGGSMDLMPSTSAMAAAAAAESANTAANDGSSHTAEMRTEWMRMSDEGRYGTPGAAGLDYQKFELDQQTPTANNHMDQTMEPSLTDNEKKNLNNNNLEDELISLTSEELYNTLKEYDALQDKYHTVLLLPKESRREVTAGGRDGSAYVLRCLKIWYELPSDVLFSAMSLVDRFLDRMAVKPKHMACMSVASFHLAIKQLNLKPIPAEDLVTISQCGCTAGDLERMAGVIGNKLGVQMGHAPITSVSYLRIYYALFRNLAKEIGGQFFEFYQQLIKLEELENRLEILLCDVKTTVITPSTLALVLICLHLDFHIKESYTRGSPELKLVFEYILFLQQYMRIPDRVFSCGFSIVSGILSHYNGQNKQPYKQRLVWRLSSRTLRVLRPTNRFSTDLPTIDEGISNVVDDGCRSRTESVSSEEEEDWPTSPIIPIFEQC, from the exons ATGTCTGTCCCTGTACGCTACTCTGCTGCCGCCAATTACGCCGTCGCTGATAGTGGTCTAAACAATCAAGAAGAGCAATATCATCAATACTCTGAAGAGGATTTGTATAACCACCATTTCAATAGCCAATTGAATAACAACATCATCTACGGCTATAACAGCGTTTTGGAGGAGCAGCAGCAGTTGATGCAGCAGAACACATCAATGTCTGTGACGGTGAAGCCTCAAGACCTGGTTGTAGTAGGAGCAGCCAATTCAGCAGCAGCAATGGCTACAAATGCCTATCGCATGGATCAAGAGCAGGCCACAACATCTGCCAAGGCACGAGAGTTGTTGATGGTCGGCTCCGGAGGGTCTATGGATCTGATGCCCTCCACATCGGCGATGGCGGCGGCGGCAGCAGCTGAATCTGCAAATACTGCAGCCAATGATGGCAGCAGCCACACTGCAGAGATGCGAACTGAGTGGATGAGGATGTCTGACGAGGGCCGGTATGGAACACCGGGTGCTGCTGGCTTGGATTATCAGAAATTTGAGCTGGATCAACAAACACCTACCGCCAACAATCATATGGACCAAACCATGGAGCCTTCGTTAACGGACAATGAGAAGAAGAATTTGAATAATAACAATTTGGAAGACGAATTAATATCTCTAACATCTGAGGAGCTTTACAATACTCTCAAAGAATATGATGCATTACAAGATAAATATCACACAGTTCTACTGTTGCCGAAAGAGTCAAGG CGTGAAGTTACAGCCGGTGGTCGTGATGGCTCCGCTTATGTTTTACGTtgccttaaaatttggtatgagcTCCCCTCCGATGTTTTATTCTCAGCCATGAGCTTGGTGGATCGTTTCTTGGATCGCATGGCTGTCAAGCCAAAACATATGGCCTGTATGAGTGTTGCCTCATTCCATTTGGCCATTAAACAATTGAATTTAAAGCCTATACCCGCCGAAGATTTGGTTACAATATCACAG TGTGGCTGTACCGCTGGAGATTTGGAACGCATGGCTGGCGTAATTGGCAATAAACTGGGCGTACAAATGGGTCATGCACCCATTACATCGGTCAGCTATTTGCGCATTTACTATGCTTTGTTCCGTAATCTGGCCAAGGAAATTGGCGGACAATTCTTTGAATTCTATCAGCAATTGATTAAGTTGGAAGAATTGGAGAATCGCTTGGAAATTCTATTGTGTGATGTGAAGACAACCGTGATAACACCATCCACATTAGCTCTGGTATTGATATGCCTGCATTTAGATTTCCACATTAAGGAATCATATACTCGTGGCAGCCCCGAATTAAAGCTTGTCTTTGAATATATACTCTTCTTGCAACAATATATGAGG ATTCCCGATCGTGTTTTCTCCTGCGGCTTTAGTATTGTTTCGGGCATTTTGTCCCATTATAATGGACAAAATAAGCAGCCCTACAAGCAACGTTTGGTTTGGAGACTGTCCAGCCGTACGTTGCGTGTTTTGCGCCCAACTAATCGATTTTCAACAGACCTGCCCACCATTGATGAAGGCATTTCTAATGTCGTAGACGATGGATGCCGATCGAG AACCGAAAGTGTTAGTTCTGAGGAAGAGGAGGACTGGCCAACTTCACCCATAATTCCAATATTCGAGCAATGTTAG